A genomic region of Zea mays cultivar B73 chromosome 6, Zm-B73-REFERENCE-NAM-5.0, whole genome shotgun sequence contains the following coding sequences:
- the LOC103629894 gene encoding aspartic proteinase nepenthesin-1, with the protein MNCSMPGLVAYALFFTLLFTAPATSTAGLTMRADLTHVDKGRGFTRWELVSRMAARSRARAASLYHRGGHYGDPVTATVVRMPAEYLIHLNIGTPRPQRVALTMDTGSDLVWTQCTPCHVCFDQPSPISFLLVFDGSMSSTFKAVACPDPICRPSSGVSVSACAMENFQCFYLCSYGDRSITAGHIFKDTFTFMSPNGVPVAVSELAFGCGDYNTGLFVSNESGIAGFGRGPQSLPSQLKVGRFSYCLTLVTESKSSVVILGTPPDPDGLRAHTTGPFQSTPIIYNPLIPTFYYLSLEGITVGKTRLPFDKSVFALKKDGSGGTVIDSGTSLTTLPEAVFELLQEELVAQFPLPRYDNTPEVGDRLCFRRPKGGKQVPVPKLILHLAGADMDLPRDNYFVEEPDSGVMCLQINGAEDTTMVLIGNFQQQNMHVVYDVENNKLLFAPAQCDKL; encoded by the exons ATGAATTGTTCGATGCCTGGCCTTGTGGCCTATGCGCTCTTCTTCACGCTCTTGTTCACCGCGCCGGCAACCTCGACCGCTGGCCTCACCATGCGTGCCGACCTGACCCACGTTGACAAAGGTCGGGGCTTCACCAGATGGGAGCTTGTCAGCCGGATGGCCGCTCGTTCGAGAGCCCGTGCGGCCAGCCTTTACCATCGTGGCGGCCACTACGGCGACCCAGTGACGGCGACTGTGGTACGCATGCCCGCCGAGTACCTCATCCACTTGAACATCGGCACGCCGCGGCCGCAGCGAGTGGCGCTGACGATGGACACCGGCAGCGACCTTGTCTGGACACAGTGCACGCCCTGCCATGTCTGCTTCGACCAGCCGTCCCCGAT ctcttttctactagtgttcGACGGTTCCATGTCCAGCACCTTCAAGGCCGTCGCTTGCCCCGATCCCATCTGCCGGCCGAGCTCCGGCGTGAGCGTTTCCGCGTGTGCTATGGAAAATTTCCAGTGCTTCTACCTCTGCTCTTACGGTGACAGATCCATCACGGCGGGCCATATCTTCAAGGACACCTTCACCTTCATGTCGCCCAACGGCGTGCCGGTAGCCGTGTCGGAGCTCGCCTTCGGCTGTGGCGACTATAACACCGGCTTGTTTGTTTCGAACGAGTCCGGCATCGCTGGCTTCGGCCGCGGGCCACAGTCGTTGCCGTCGCAGCTCAAGGTCGGCAGGTTCTCGTACTGCCTCACGTTAGTGACCGAGAGCAAGAGCAGCGTGGTGATCCTGGGCACGCCGCCGGACCCGGATGGTCTCCGAGCGCACACTACGGGCCCGTTCCAATCCACTCCGATCATATACAACCCTTTGATCCCTACTTTTTACTACCTCTCTTTGGAGGGCATCACCGTGGGCAAGACGCGGCTGCCGTTCGACAAGTCGGTGTTCGCGCTCAAGAAGGACGGCTCGGGCGGGACGGTGATCGACTCCGGCACGAGCCTCACCACCTTACCGGAGGCCGTGTTTGAGCTCCTCCAGGAGGAGCTCGTGGCGCAGTTTCCGCTGCCCCGCTACGACAACACCCCGGAGGTCGGCGACAGGTTGTGCTTCCGCCGGCCGAAAGGTGGGAAGCAGGTGCCCGTGCCGAAGCTGATCTTGCACCTGGCGGGCGCGGACATGGATTTGCCCCGCGACAACTACTTCGTGGAGGAGCCGGACAGCGGGGTGATGTGCCTGCAGATCAACGGCGCGGAAGATACTACCATGGTGCTCATAGGCAACTTCCAGCAGCAGAACATGCACGTCGTCTACGACGTGGAGAACAACAAGCTGCTCTTCGCGCCTGCGCAGTGCGACAAGCTGTGA